The stretch of DNA GAGCCCTCCATCGGCCTGCATCACCGGGACAACGGCCGCCTGCTCGCCGCGCTCGAAGCGCTGCGCGACCTCGGCAACACCGTGCTCGTCGTGGAGCACGATGAGGAGACCATCCGCCGCGCCGACTACGTGATCGACCTTGGCCCGGGCGCCGGACGCCACGGCGGCGACGTCGTCGCCTCGGGCACGCCGCAGGACATCATGAAGGCGCCGGCGTCGCTCACCGGGCAGTACATCGCCGGCAAGACGCGCATCGAGATGCTCGACCAGCGCCGCTCGCCCAACGGCAAGGCCATCGCCGTGCTGGGCGCGCGCGAGAACAACCTGCGCAATCTCGACGTCTCCATCCCCCTCGGCGTGATGACCGTGGTCACCGGCGTCTCCGGCTCCGGGAAATCCACCCTGGTGAACGACATCCTCTACCGCGCGCTGGCGAAGAAGCTCTACAAGTCGCGCGAGGAGCCCGGCGCGCACAAGTCCATCTCCGGCGCCGAGCAGCTCGACAAGGTCATCCGCATCGACCAGGCGCCCATCGGGCGCACGCCGCGCTCCAACCCGGCGACCTACACCGGCGTGTTCACGCAGATCCGCGACTTCTACGCCATGCTGCCGGAATCGCGCGAGCGCGGCTACAAGCCCGGGCGCTTCTCCTTCAACGTCCCCGGCGGCCGCTGCGAGGCGTGCCAGGGCGAGGGCCAGCGGCGCATCGAGATGAACTTCCTCCCCGACGTCTACGTCGGCTGCGAGGTCTGCGGCGGCAAGCGCTACAACCACGAGACGCTCCAGGTCCGCTACAACGGCTACTCCATCGCCGACCTGCTGGAATCTCCCGTGGCGGACGCGCTGCCCTTGCTCGAAAACTTTCCCCAGATACGCCAGCGCCTGCAAACCCTGGTGGACGTCGGGCTGGGGTACATCCACCTCGGGCAATCGGCGACCACGCTCTCCGGCGGCGAGGCGCAGCGCATCAAGTTGGCCCGCGAGCTCTCCAAGCGCCAGACCGGCAAGACGCTCTACCTGCTCGACGAGCCCACCACCGGCCTGCACTTCGACGACGTCCGCAAGTTGCTCGAGGTGCTGCACCGCCTGACCAACCTCGGCAACACCATTGTCATCATCGAGCACAACATGGACGTGATCCGCAACGCCGACTGGCTCATCGACCTCGGCCCCGAGGGCGGCGAGGACGGCGGCCGCGTCGTCGCCACCGGCACACCCGAGCAGGTGGCCAAGGTGAAGAAGTCGCACACCGGCCAGGCGCTCGCCGAGGTGCTCGGCAAGACAAAGAAGGAGGCTCTCGTTTAGGCTGGCTGCTGGCCGCGGAGCGTCGCAAGACGCGCTGCGAGCCGCACGCCGCCAGCTGCCGGCCTGTCCCGATGTCCACTCCACTCCAACCCGCGCCCAGCGGTGAACCGGTCGAACCTACGCCGGAGATCTTGTCGCCGCCGGTTCCGCCGGCCGAGCAGCTTGGCTTGCCGCGCGAGCGGCCCGTCTTCAACCTGCTCGACGTGCTGTTGGTCGTCCTCGGCGGCTTCTTCATCCTGCTGATCACGCAGATCGTGGCATTCGGCGTAGCCCATGCCATGCCGCGCTTCGCGTCGCTGCCGCTGCAGGCGCTCGCCAAGCAGCCGCTCGTGATCATCCCCTCCCAGGTCGTGGGATACATCTTCCTGGTCGGCTTCATCCACCTGCTGCTCATCGCGCGCCACCAGACCGGGCTCATGGACGCCATCCCCTTCCGCTGGCCGCGCGCGATGGCGCTGCCGCTGCTCGGCGCCGGCGTCGGCCTCGCCCTCGCCATCCAATTCCTCAGCAGCTACCTGCCCATCCCCAAGCAGCTCCCGCTGGACGAATACTTCAAGGAGCGGACGGCGGCGTTCATCATGCTGGGCTTCGGCGTGTTCATCGCCCCGGTGGTGGAAGAGCTGTTCTTCCGCGGGCTGCTCTATCCCGCGCTCAGCAAGCTGGCGGGGCCGGTGGCCGCGGTCGCGCTCACCTCCGCGCTCTTCGCGCTGCTCCACGGCGTGCAGCTCGCGTTCTCCTGGGCGCCGCTGCTGGCGCTGTTCCTGGTCGGAGTCGCGCTCACGCTGGTGCGCGCGCGCTACCGCTCCGTCACCGCCTCCACGCTCGTGCACATGGCCTACAACGGCACGCTGTTCACCTTCCTGCTCTTCGCGACCGGCGGCTTCCGGCACATGGAGGTCTTGTCGCGCTAGGCGTGCGTGCTACCCTAACCTGTTTTATGCAGAATCCCCGCGACCAACTCCTGGCGATGCTGGCGACCAAGTCGTTCCAGCTCGGCGACTTCAAGCTCTCGTCCGGCCGGACGAGCGACTACTACATCGACTGCCGCGCCACCACGCTCGACGCCGAAGGCGCGCGCCTGTGCGGCCGCGTGGTGTTCGACGAGATCCAGAAGCAGAAGTGGAGCCCACGCGCCATCGGCGGCATGACCATGGGTGCCGACCCCATCGTGGTCGCGGTCGCCGTCCTCAGTTCGCAGCTGGTGCAGACGCGCGCGCCCGCCCGCGTGAA from Terriglobales bacterium encodes:
- a CDS encoding type II CAAX endopeptidase family protein translates to MSTPLQPAPSGEPVEPTPEILSPPVPPAEQLGLPRERPVFNLLDVLLVVLGGFFILLITQIVAFGVAHAMPRFASLPLQALAKQPLVIIPSQVVGYIFLVGFIHLLLIARHQTGLMDAIPFRWPRAMALPLLGAGVGLALAIQFLSSYLPIPKQLPLDEYFKERTAAFIMLGFGVFIAPVVEELFFRGLLYPALSKLAGPVAAVALTSALFALLHGVQLAFSWAPLLALFLVGVALTLVRARYRSVTASTLVHMAYNGTLFTFLLFATGGFRHMEVLSR
- the pyrE gene encoding orotate phosphoribosyltransferase; its protein translation is MQNPRDQLLAMLATKSFQLGDFKLSSGRTSDYYIDCRATTLDAEGARLCGRVVFDEIQKQKWSPRAIGGMTMGADPIVVAVAVLSSQLVQTRAPARVKGHDVSDYLVHGFLVRKAEKSHGMQQRIEGFRAKGARVVIVDDVCTTGASTVGAIEAAREFGFQVAGVICLVEREEAGGRGAVEAAAA